TATCTTCTactgcctcaaagctacccattcatcttattcttttcttctgtttcagtcAATCTCTGCATAATgcttcctttgaaactctcaacaacctctgcttctttctacATATCGAAACCCTATGGCCATGTTGGCTGACCaggccagtcagtcatccagactgtcgcccctgcaactactagaAAGGTTGCGGACACACTTCAAGAATCATGTATCTCTGACCTCTCCACAGATTTCCTCTGTTGTGGCTACACGTACATTATACCTGTCTGTATTGTTGAGGGCCACTAGCTACCCTGTCTCGGAAAGGTCTGTGGTGTATTGGAGGGGTGTATGTGTGTACCATGCATCATTTGCATGTATACAGGGTTTTACATCTGTTTCAgagccaatctctctctctctctctctctctctctctctctctctctctgtgtgtgtgtgtgtgtgtgtgtgtgtgtgtgtgtgtgtgtgtgtgtgtgtgtgtttgaaattaattaattaattaattcctcagcatatttgtttgtttttatttattgaaCTGAAATTGTTTCCTGTTTATGTACAGTCATTATCCACGTGATTGGAGCCATACTAGATGGTCAATAAAAATGCTGCAGCTTGCCCTTGTTTTTGATTTACATGAAATCAAATAACAAACTTTGCTGTTTTACTCAATGAAATAAACTTATCAATGACTTTTTTACCTAAAgctaaaaatgtttttcaaaacaaAGGAAAAGCCAACTGCAAAGtgttattttatcattattttaaaatcattatttgCTCTACTTTCCTGGTTCTTTTTGTGTCCTAGTATTAGTTGTACTTAAAAAGTCTTATAGAATGAACTGGACATTGTTCACTTGTGAGATGAATGTTAAAGAAGTAAGGATCTAATTATACATATTCAGTATTTCTCTTACATAAATCTGAAATGTCTCAGCCTTCCATTTTTGGAACATATTGAAGTGCAATTAAAATAAATAGGTATGTACCAGTAGCTTGCAGTACCATATGTTAAACAAAATCACACACTTTTAAACTAAAATGTATACTAAAATGTAACAACCTGAATCAGTagtaaataatgttgttgttgttgatatttgTCTGATCATTTTCCTTAGAAATGTGTTAAACCTTAGCATATATTTGCATTACTTAAGCCTTACATGACTCTGGATTTGGTggacacagaaattttatttctgtgtatgtCACAAATCAATGTTTTATGTTCTTCTCATTCTTCAGGTTGGTTCATAGTATGGGTGAGAGCTGTGGCATTTCATTTGAAGAAACTGTTCATGAAGGAGTAATCCATGACAAGCTGGAGAGAGGTGCAGAGGACACAGTACCTGTCTACATATGTGGTACCCATACACAAGGATTGACTTTGCAAGAGGATAGCTCATTCAGCACCAGACACAATTGTAGTTTGAGTGAAATGGAATTGCATGAATTTAGTTGCAGTTTCTGCTTACAgatatttccttcaaaatacagGCTTATAATGCATATCTTCACGCACATTGATGGTGTACAGCCACCTATATTTGTTTGTAGGTCATGTGGGGAGGTATTTTCCAGTAAATCTAGCTTGAACAAACATTTAAAAGGGAGTGGAGGAGATGAAGCCTTATCTGCTGGCAATAGAGAGATAGTTGACAGCTGTGATGAGCATGAAAACATTATCTTGGAAGATGATAAAGCAGTTTCTGTAACAGAACAAGCTGAGAAGCAGTTTTCACACAATGAAACTTTGAAAACTTCAAAGAATTCCATGAAAGACGTATGTGACACACTCAGTATAACACATGGTGCAGAGAGACAAGACAAAAGTGATAGTTATGGAACTTTATGTACAGCAGATAATGCCAGTACTGATGCTGCTGTAGTTACTGTAAAGAGACCCCACAAATGTGATATCTGTGGCAAATCTTTCATTGAATTGCGTTATTTGAAGATACATTCGTTGATTCACACTGGAGAGAGACAGTACAGATGTGATATTTGTGGCAAATCTTTTATTCAGTCGGGTCATCTCAGCAGTCATACATTAATACATTCTGGAAAGAAACCACACAAATGTGACATTTGTGACAAATCTTTTATTGAGTTGCGCTATCTCAAGAGGCATTCTTTGGTTCACACTGGCAAGAAACTAaacaaatgtgatatttgtggcAAATCTTTTACACACTTGCGTAATCTGAAGAGGCATGAATTACTACACGCTGGATATAGGCCTCATAAATGTGATATTTGTGGCAAATGTTTTGCTCAGTTGGAAACTCTCAAGAGCCACATATTAATGCACTCTGGAGAGAGACCCCACAAATGTGACATTTGTGGTAAAACTTATACTGAGGTGCGTTGGCTCAAGAGGCACGCAACGATCCACTCAGGAAAAAGACCACACAAATGCAAAATTTGTGGCAAGTCTTTTACTCAGTTGGGTCATCTTAAGAGTCATGTACTAATACACACTGGCAAGAGACGTAAGGAATATGCTACCTAAGGCAAAGAATTTGCCCTTTCTGGTGCCCTCAAGGTCCACATGATAATACATATTGGAGGAAGACATTGACACCTGTGAAAATGCTTAACATGTCAGGATTCTGAAGATATATGCCGCAATATGCAGTAGAAAGAAGTTGCCGCAATATGCAGTAGAAAGAAGTCACAGAGAATGTGACAGATCCATTTGTTTAGCTAGACATTTCACGAAGTTGCAGTACTAAAAATGAGAAACCAATCACCCTATGTGGATTCTGTGATTGATACTCCTATGTCCCTGTTGCACTTCAGAAGTTCATCATTGTAGAGAAATTGCTTACCTACATTAGTAATTGAACATATCATGCAGTATTCATCACTCCACATAGTTGAAGGAAATGTAATGGTTTGTCAGTTATCATTTTAAAGATGGGATCTCAAGACTCATATTAGGCATAGAGCAGGAAAAAATAAATTCATGGCATATGCTTCACTCAGGTTAGTATTTGGAGAAAGATCACAGTAAATTGATGAGTGTGGTAGTTGATACTCGGGCATACTTACACAACAGTAGTGCCGTGTATGTAATGTTGTCTACATATGTGTACTTATTCTGCTGATCCTCTGTTATGAAATATCTGGTAATGGCAAATATATGCTAATGAGCCAGAACTAGATCATGGGATTAAtagtgtgttggcccacccttggaaCACTTTGCAGCAGTCATTCTGCATGGTCTGATTTCCAGAGCTATGTTGTGCCAGATGTCTATACATAGATCACTCAGTTCCCAAATTGTAGGCCAACTGGTTTGTGAGCACAGAACAAATGCCAAGTTAGCTTCCCAGATGTGTCCCACTAGGTTTGTATCAGGTAAATTGGGTGGCCAATATGTCAGTATGAGTTGTTGCCACGATTGGCATTGTGACATGAACAATTATCCTGGAAGATGCTAGCATTGTAGGGTCAGCCATCAAGCATGAGGGCTGTAGGTTGCTGCAGTAATGGTCTTGTAGTCCACAGACATCATTGTCCTTCAGTTATCGTTTGTCCTCTAGCAGCCCAAGTGAATGCCCCCCATTACATAATACTTCATGCATTGACTGTGTCTCTGGGGTGGTGCACATTTTGAACAGGTATTCATCTGCATGATGACATATTTGGACAGTACTATCAACCAGCTGTAACAAGTAAAATCACTTATGTGTCCAGGTGACATTTTCATTGGACTGTGATGCAATCCCAATAATCTTGTGCTCACTGCAGTCATAATTGTCAATGTTGTTGGATCAAAATGGGAACATACAGTGTTCGTATGATGTGGCACTGTTGTCACATCTGCTAGTGTCACTGTTTCTGTTGCTTTACAGAGAGGATAAGCCTCTTACCTTCACATTCTGCAAAAAGACATGGATTTCTTAATCTTTGTCACCAGTCTGTGGTTTCAGTGCCCTTGAACAACTTTTCATGGATGCTTACAAAACTAGCACACAAACAGCCAACAAGTTCTGTCGCTTTTCAGATGCTCATTCCCAGGCAGCAGGCACTAACAATCTGCCCTTCATCAGAggccgttgttgtggtcttcagtccaaacattggtttgatgcagctctccacactactctatcctgtgcagtcttcctcatctctgaataactgtttcaatttacatccttctggatctgcctagtgtattcatctcttgcttccACTCTATGATTTTTACTGCTCCACCTCCCTCAAGTACTAAactgattaccgagcgaggtggcgcagtggttagcacactggactcgcatttgggaggacgacggttcaatcccgtctccagccatcctgatttaggttttccgtgatttccctaaatcgtttcaggcaaatgccaggatggttcctttgaagggcacggccaatttccttccccatccttccctaacccgagcttgcgctccatctctaatgacctcgttgtcgacaggacgttaaacaacactaaccaacCAACCTACTAAACTGATTATCCCTTGATAtctctgaatgtgtcctatcacCAATATTTTCTTCTAGTCAGTTTGTACCACAAATTTtatttctgcccaattctattgattacctccacattagttactttATCTGGTCATCTAATCTTcaaaattattctgtagcactacattttgaaagcatCTATTTGCTTTTTGTCTAAGCTGTTTCACATCTGCACAAaagcttttagaaaagacttcctaatgcttAACACTGTatctcatgttaacaaatttctcctctgcaggaacactttccttgccattgccagtctacattttatgtcccctctactttggccatcatcagttattttgctgcccaaatagcaaacctccatCTCCCacttgtctcgtttcctaatctaattcctggagcatcatctgatttaattcaacttcatTCAGTTATCCTTGTTTTGTCCAGTCCATTCAGctgttcctccaagtcctttgctgtctctgacaggattacaatgtcactggccaacctaaaagcttttatttctttttcctggactttaattcgaactccaaattttctttggtttcctttactgcttgctcaatgtacagatagaataagattaggggtaggctacaaccatgtctcactccctctcaacaactgcttcccttttatgcctgtTGATtcatataactgccatgtggtttctgtacaagttgtaaccagccttttgcaccctgtattttactcctgctacctccaAAATTTCAgggagagtatttcagtcaacactgtcaaaacctttttgtcagtgtacaaatgctatatacataggtttgcctttccttagccaaTCTTCTAAGctgaagtcatagggtcagtattcccttgagtgtttctacatttctctggaatccaaactgatctttcccaaggtcagcttataccagtttttccattcttctgtgaagaatttgtaatagtattttgcaaccatgacctaTAAAATTATAGTTTGGATTTATTacattcatctacactcctggaaattgaaataagaacaccgtgaattcattgtcccaggaaggggaaactttattgacacattcctggggtcagatacatcacatgatcacactgacagaaccacaggcacatagacacaggcaacagagcatgcacaatgtcggcactagtacagtgtatatccacctttcgcagcaatgcaggctgctattctcccatggagacgatcgtagagatgctggatgtagtcctgtggaacggcttgccatgccatttccacctggcgcctcagttggaccagcgttcgtgctggacgtgcagaccgcgtgagacgacgcttcatccagtcccaaacatgctcaatgggggacagatccggagatcttgctggccagggtagttgacttacaccttctagagcacgttgggtggcacgggatacgtgcgaacgtgcattgtcctgttggaacagcaagttcccttgccggtctaggaatggtagaacgatgggttcgatgacggtttggatgtaccgtgcactattcagtgtcccctcgacgatcaccagtggtgtacggccagtgtaggagatcgctccccacaccatgatgccgggtgttggccctgtgtgcctcggtcgtatgcagtcctgattgtggcgctcacctgcacggcgccaaacacgcatacgaccatcattggcaccaaggcagaagcgactctcatcactgaagacgacatgtcttcattcgtccctcgtttcacgcctgtcgcgacaccactggaggcgggctgcacgatgttggggcgtgagcggatgacggcctaacggtgtgcgggactgtagcccagcttcatggagacggttgcgaatggtcctcgccgataccccaggagcaacagtgtccctaatttgctgggaagtggcggtgcggtcccctacggcactgcgtaggatcctacggtcttggcgtgcatccgtgcgtcgctgcggtccggtcccaggtcgacgggcacgtgcaccttccaccgaccactggcgacaacatcgatgtactgtggagacctcacgccccacgtgttgagcaattcggcggtacgtccacccggcctcccgcatgcccactatacgccctcgctcaaagtctgtcaactgcacatacggttcacgtccacgctgtcgcagcatgctaccagtgttaaagactgcgatggagctccgtatgccacggcaaactggatgacactgacggcagcggtgcacaaatgctgcgcagctagcgccattcgacggccaacaccgcggttcctggtgtgtccgctagaTTCCATCCccacaaaatgctcattgtccaacaactgaAGGAAACAGATTTTgctgtacaagaagactcacttacagaatgaaagtgattttgggatcgaatgaaaatgaaattttattgatgagtgatgaagctcattttcatttaaacaggACCATGAATAACCAAAAATTATGTTATTGGGCTCCAGAGCATTCACACCTTTTCCACCATCGtactctacactcagaaaaagtaacagtctggtgtgctcttggctcagTTGGCATTATTGGACCCTTTTTTTAAGAGAATGGGGTCACAGTTATTGTTAATTCAATTTGtcacattcgtatgcttgaaacattcatGAAACCAGAACTAAGATGATGGCAAATCCCTTTAAAACGCATTtcgttccagcaggatggggcaacatcgcgcTTTGCAAACACTTCAGTGACAGTtgttagacgcatgtttcctggccggattgtCTCACGTTTTGGCGATGTTCCTTGGCTTCCCAGGTCtgccgacttgtcagtatgtgacttttttctgtaggagtaccttaagaactgtgtctataacctaAACCTCGAAATTTGGGCGAGTTGAAGTATGCAATCATTccagaaattgctgccatccctgcaaaGATTTTAGTCCATGTGacggaggattttgagaagagaaatGATGGTCATCACCTtgacaacattatttttcacaaat
This DNA window, taken from Schistocerca serialis cubense isolate TAMUIC-IGC-003099 chromosome 11, iqSchSeri2.2, whole genome shotgun sequence, encodes the following:
- the LOC126426733 gene encoding zinc finger protein 430-like isoform X3; translation: MDDMNTNWIKQEITDEVPSEPDPMVLEDPEGNSCPTDFIKEDPELHVDETENTVLASMRCASDSVRLVHSMGESCGISFEETVHEGVIHDKLERGAEDTVPVYICGTHTQGLTLQEDSSFSTRHNCSLSEMELHEFSCSFCLQIFPSKYRLIMHIFTHIDGVQPPIFVCRSCGEVFSSKSSLNKHLKGSGGDEALSAGNREIVDSCDEHENIILEDDKAVSVTEQAEKQFSHNETLKTSKNSMKDVCDTLSITHGAERQDKSDSYGTLCTADNASTDAAVVTVKRPHKCDICGKSFIELRYLKIHSLIHTGERQYRCDICGKSFIQSGHLSSHTLIHSGKKPHKCDICDKSFIELRYLKRHSLVHTGKKLNKCDICGKSFTHLRNLKRHELLHAGYRPHKCDICGKCFAQLETLKSHILMHSGERPHKCDICGKTYTEVRWLKRHATIHSGKRPHKCKICGKSFTQLGHLKSHVLIHTGKRRKEYAT
- the LOC126426733 gene encoding zinc finger protein 235-like isoform X1 — encoded protein: MDDMNTNWIKQEITDEVPSEPDPMVLEDPEGNSCPMDFIKEDPELHVDETENTVLEDPEGNSCPTDFIKEDPELHVDETENTVLASMRCASDSVRLVHSMGESCGISFEETVHEGVIHDKLERGAEDTVPVYICGTHTQGLTLQEDSSFSTRHNCSLSEMELHEFSCSFCLQIFPSKYRLIMHIFTHIDGVQPPIFVCRSCGEVFSSKSSLNKHLKGSGGDEALSAGNREIVDSCDEHENIILEDDKAVSVTEQAEKQFSHNETLKTSKNSMKDVCDTLSITHGAERQDKSDSYGTLCTADNASTDAAVVTVKRPHKCDICGKSFIELRYLKIHSLIHTGERQYRCDICGKSFIQSGHLSSHTLIHSGKKPHKCDICDKSFIELRYLKRHSLVHTGKKLNKCDICGKSFTHLRNLKRHELLHAGYRPHKCDICGKCFAQLETLKSHILMHSGERPHKCDICGKTYTEVRWLKRHATIHSGKRPHKCKICGKSFTQLGHLKSHVLIHTGKRRKEYAT
- the LOC126426733 gene encoding zinc finger protein 430-like isoform X2 — protein: MDDMNTNWIKQEITDEVPSEPDPMVLEDPEGNSCPMDFIKEDPELHVDETENTVLASMRCASDSVRLVHSMGESCGISFEETVHEGVIHDKLERGAEDTVPVYICGTHTQGLTLQEDSSFSTRHNCSLSEMELHEFSCSFCLQIFPSKYRLIMHIFTHIDGVQPPIFVCRSCGEVFSSKSSLNKHLKGSGGDEALSAGNREIVDSCDEHENIILEDDKAVSVTEQAEKQFSHNETLKTSKNSMKDVCDTLSITHGAERQDKSDSYGTLCTADNASTDAAVVTVKRPHKCDICGKSFIELRYLKIHSLIHTGERQYRCDICGKSFIQSGHLSSHTLIHSGKKPHKCDICDKSFIELRYLKRHSLVHTGKKLNKCDICGKSFTHLRNLKRHELLHAGYRPHKCDICGKCFAQLETLKSHILMHSGERPHKCDICGKTYTEVRWLKRHATIHSGKRPHKCKICGKSFTQLGHLKSHVLIHTGKRRKEYAT